The following are from one region of the Quercus robur chromosome 1, dhQueRobu3.1, whole genome shotgun sequence genome:
- the LOC126714315 gene encoding uncharacterized protein At4g13230, with translation MASLTLIVSLPKFGHAGSAIVRRSTWNPRLFAACTPRPIQASSNPEASSPATDALKQGANEAKKTGETVKDKANSTAEHVSQNTKDMAGKMSATAQDVTEKVKQTAQEAWGSAKDTAQKAKDNVLGKTEESKESIKESAEAVKNSMNTKN, from the exons ATGGCAAGCTTAACTTTAATCGTCTCCCTCCCAAAATTTGGTCATGCTGGATCAGCAATTGTTAGGAGAAGCACTTGGAACCCTAGGCTGTTTGCGGCCTGTACTCCAAGACCTATTCAA GCGAGTTCAAATCCAGAGGCTTCATCACCAGCCACTGATGCACTAAAACAAGGGGCAAATGAAGCGAAGAAGACCGGTGAAACTGTCAAAGATAAGGCTAACTCTACTGCAGAACAT GTGAGCCAGAATACAAAAGATATGGCAGGCAAGATGTCAGCAACGGCCCAAGATGTCACTGAGAAGGTGAAGCAAACAGCACAGGAAGCATGGGGTTCGGCCAAAGACACAGCCCAAAAGGCCAAAGACAATGTGCTGGGCAAGACTGAAGAATCAAAGGAAAGCATCAAAGAAAGTGCAGAGGCTGTGAAAAACAGCATGAATACCAAGAATTGA